The Camelina sativa cultivar DH55 chromosome 14, Cs, whole genome shotgun sequence genome includes a window with the following:
- the LOC104740356 gene encoding uncharacterized protein LOC104740356: MDNPRQISATKSDGVEAAGQGKLYSPDHAIKIATKRDENVDQGNLYSPDHAIKLSEKPNPNNPVESSDSEQGEKQSKTTMVLGLKSLASVKDRVLEKLAAASVPSESLEKTKQFLEGVIKDFAGAAQGMTKDALHRIKTHLTVILPSVSPDVTGQIVDDAEKEAIKGEEDDERKSKESSGDEVTSKLPYVSPTSSFFGSLTKPFSKL; encoded by the exons ATGGATAATCCTCGCCAAATCTCCGCCACGAAATCCGACGGCGTAGAAGCTGCGGGGCAGGGGAAGCTATACTCTCCAGACCACGCGATCAAAATCGCTACAAAACGCGACGAAAACGTGGACCAGGGTAACCTCTACTCTCCTGACCACGCGATCAAATTATCAGAGAAGCCTAACCCCAACAACCCTGTGGAATCATCAGATTCAGAACAAGGAGAGAAGCAGAGCAAGACGACGATGGTGTTGGGGCTGAAGAGTCTTGCATCGGTTAAGGATAGAGTGTTAGAGAAACTAGCCGCTGCTTCGGTTCCGTCGGAGTCGCTCGAAAAAACTAAACAGTTTTTGGAAGGTGTGATTAAGGACTTCGCCGGAGCGGCTCAGGGGATGACAAAAGACGCTTTGCACCGGATTAAAACCCATCTCACTGTTATTCTCCCCTCTGTTTCTCCTGACGTCACCGGACAG ATAGTGGACGATGCTGAGAAGGAAGCCATTAAAGGAGAGGAAGACGATGAGAGAAAGTCAAAAGAAAGCTCCGGAGACGAAGTCACCAGCAAGTTGCCGTATGTGTCTCCGACGTCGTCATTCTTCGGCTCTCTCACCAAACCATTCTCGAAGCTCtga
- the LOC104740357 gene encoding uncharacterized protein LOC104740357, giving the protein MNKKEIFKLAKGFRGRAKNCIRIARERVEKALQYSYRDRRNKKREMRGLWIERINAGSRQHGVNYGNFIHGLMKENIQLNRKVLSELSMHEPYSFKALVDVSRKSFPGNKNVVQASRKVDISSINA; this is encoded by the exons atgaaCAAGAAGGAGATCTTCAAGCTAGCGAAAGGTTTCAGGGGAAGAGCGAAGAATTGCATAAGAATTGCAAGGGAAAGAGTAGAGAAAGCTCTTCAGTATTCTTACAGAGATAGGCGTAACAAGAAACGCGAGATGAGAGGTCTCTGGATCGAGCGCATCAACGCCGGTTCTCGCCAACACGGT GTGAACTACGGTAACTTCATCCATGGACTGATGAAGGAGAACATCCAGCTGAACCGGAAAGTCCTCTCTGAGTTATCTATGCACGAACCTTACAGCTTCAAAGCACTTGTGGACGTCTCCCGCAAGTCTTTCCCTGGAAACAAGAACGTGGTCCAAGCATCTCGGAAAGTAGACATTTCATCCATCAATGCCTAG
- the LOC104740358 gene encoding uncharacterized protein LOC104740358 isoform X2 produces MSGDSLIASKQASSLSRFSQTKAVNLSQPKNVTTVINGLDSPKKSKFHLYRFELEHDRLRDQLQKETALRALLLKASDQSHKIELSHASSLPRSVQELLSNIAAMEATVSKLEQEIMSLHFLLIQERNERKLAEYNLTHSLSPPNAIDLVRLSEKSETLRRKDHKGQPRSKLAKSLQSFDNANELSKEMIRCMRNIFVSLGETSAGSKSSQETTSFSSRENPTSSSSTSWWSPSEHSRISRWAQSPRIDIQKNSDVLATESNAFDPYRVQGKLSWADIGSYRSATEVASMSVEEKRLGYASDELWRFRNLVERLARVNPTELSHNEKLAFWINIYNALIMHAYLAYGVPKTDVKLFSLMQKAAYTVGGHSYNAATIEYMTLKMNPPLHRPQIALLLSILKLKVTEAQRQAGISTPEPLVSFALSCGMHSSPTVRIYSAENVAEELEEAQKDYIQASVGVSPRGKLIVPHMLHCFAKKFVDDCKVSLWISRHLPPRQAAFVEQCIHRRQRWGFLGSSSSKCGVVPFDSRFRYLFLP; encoded by the exons ATGTCTGGAGACTCTCTGATCGCATCTAAACA AGCAAGTTCTTTGTCCAGATTCTCTCAGACCAAAGCCGTTAATCTCTCACAG CCAAAGAATGTTACTACAGTGATCAACGGTCTTGATTCCCCCAAGAAGAGCAAGTTTCACCTTTACAGATTCGAACTCGAGCACGAT cgattaagagatcaattgcaGAAGGAAACTGCACTACGCGCTCTATTGCTGAAGGCTTCTGATCAAAGCCATAAGATTGAGCTGTCTCACGCATCTTCTCTTCCACGTAGC GTTCAAGAACTTCTCTCCAATATAGCAGCTATGGAAGCTACGGTCTCTAAGCTCGAACAAGAGATCATGTCTCTGCATTTCTTGCTGATTCAAGAGCGAAACGAGAGAAAACTCGCCGAGTATAACCTCACGCATTCTCTATCTCCACCT AATGCTATAGATTTGGTTAGACTTTCCGAAAAGAGCGAAACTTTACGCCGTAAGGATCACAAAGGACAACCTAGAAGCAAACTGGCAAAGTCCTTGCAGAGTTTTGATAATGCTAATGAACTATCCAAGGAGATGATTAGATGCATGAGGAACATATTTGTGTCTCTAGGAGAGACATCTGCAGGATCCAAATCCTCACAAGAGACTACCAGTTTTTCTTCTCGTGAGAATCCTACATCATCGTCATCGACATCGTGGTGGTCTCCTTCAGAACACTCACGGATCTCCAGGTGGGCACAGAGTCCACGGATCGATATTCAGAAGAACTCAGATGTTTTAGCAACAGAGAGCAATGCATTTGATCCTTATAGAGTCCAAGGAAAGCTGAGCTGGGCTGACATAGGGAGTTACAGATCTGCAACTGAAGTGGCTTCAATGTCTGTTGAGGAGAAGAGGCTCGGATATGCTTCAGATGAGTTATGGAGATTCAG GAACCTCGTCGAAAGACTTGCCAGAGTAAATCCAACAGAACTAAGCCACAACGAGAAGCTCGCCTTCTGGATCAACATATACAATGCCTTGATCATGCAT GCATACTTAGCTTACGGCGTACCAAAAACCGACGTAAAGCTCTTCTCCTTGATGCAAAAG GCTGCTTATACAGTTGGTGGGCATTCATACAACGCAGCAACGATAGAATACATGACTCTAAAGATGAACCCTCCTCTGCATCGACCTCAAATC GCTCTGCTTCTCTCCATTCTCAAGCTGAAAGTAACAGAAGCACAGAGACAAGCAGGGATAAGCACACCTGAACCTCTAGTGTCGTTCGCTCTCAGCTGTGGAATGCACTCATCTCCTACA GTGAGAATATACTCAGCCGAGAACGTAGCcgaagaacttgaagaagctCAGAAAGATTATATACAGGCGTCAGTGGGAGTGAGCCCCAGGGGGAAGTTGATTGTGCCTCACATGCTTCACTGCTTCGCCAAGAAATTTGTCGATGACTGCAAGGTTTCTCTGTGGATTTCACGTCATTTGCCTCCTCGCCAAGCCGCATTTGTTGAGCAATGCATTCACCGGCGACAACGGTGGGGTTTTCTGGGTTCATCTAGTAGCAAATGCGGTGTAGTTCCCTTTGATTCACGGTTTCGGTATTTGTTTCTTCCATAA
- the LOC104740358 gene encoding uncharacterized protein LOC104740358 isoform X1 codes for MSGDSLIASKQASSLSRFSQTKAVNLSQPKNVTTVINGLDSPKKSKFHLYRFELEHDVQRLRDQLQKETALRALLLKASDQSHKIELSHASSLPRSVQELLSNIAAMEATVSKLEQEIMSLHFLLIQERNERKLAEYNLTHSLSPPNAIDLVRLSEKSETLRRKDHKGQPRSKLAKSLQSFDNANELSKEMIRCMRNIFVSLGETSAGSKSSQETTSFSSRENPTSSSSTSWWSPSEHSRISRWAQSPRIDIQKNSDVLATESNAFDPYRVQGKLSWADIGSYRSATEVASMSVEEKRLGYASDELWRFRNLVERLARVNPTELSHNEKLAFWINIYNALIMHAYLAYGVPKTDVKLFSLMQKAAYTVGGHSYNAATIEYMTLKMNPPLHRPQIALLLSILKLKVTEAQRQAGISTPEPLVSFALSCGMHSSPTVRIYSAENVAEELEEAQKDYIQASVGVSPRGKLIVPHMLHCFAKKFVDDCKVSLWISRHLPPRQAAFVEQCIHRRQRWGFLGSSSSKCGVVPFDSRFRYLFLP; via the exons ATGTCTGGAGACTCTCTGATCGCATCTAAACA AGCAAGTTCTTTGTCCAGATTCTCTCAGACCAAAGCCGTTAATCTCTCACAG CCAAAGAATGTTACTACAGTGATCAACGGTCTTGATTCCCCCAAGAAGAGCAAGTTTCACCTTTACAGATTCGAACTCGAGCACGAT GTGCAGcgattaagagatcaattgcaGAAGGAAACTGCACTACGCGCTCTATTGCTGAAGGCTTCTGATCAAAGCCATAAGATTGAGCTGTCTCACGCATCTTCTCTTCCACGTAGC GTTCAAGAACTTCTCTCCAATATAGCAGCTATGGAAGCTACGGTCTCTAAGCTCGAACAAGAGATCATGTCTCTGCATTTCTTGCTGATTCAAGAGCGAAACGAGAGAAAACTCGCCGAGTATAACCTCACGCATTCTCTATCTCCACCT AATGCTATAGATTTGGTTAGACTTTCCGAAAAGAGCGAAACTTTACGCCGTAAGGATCACAAAGGACAACCTAGAAGCAAACTGGCAAAGTCCTTGCAGAGTTTTGATAATGCTAATGAACTATCCAAGGAGATGATTAGATGCATGAGGAACATATTTGTGTCTCTAGGAGAGACATCTGCAGGATCCAAATCCTCACAAGAGACTACCAGTTTTTCTTCTCGTGAGAATCCTACATCATCGTCATCGACATCGTGGTGGTCTCCTTCAGAACACTCACGGATCTCCAGGTGGGCACAGAGTCCACGGATCGATATTCAGAAGAACTCAGATGTTTTAGCAACAGAGAGCAATGCATTTGATCCTTATAGAGTCCAAGGAAAGCTGAGCTGGGCTGACATAGGGAGTTACAGATCTGCAACTGAAGTGGCTTCAATGTCTGTTGAGGAGAAGAGGCTCGGATATGCTTCAGATGAGTTATGGAGATTCAG GAACCTCGTCGAAAGACTTGCCAGAGTAAATCCAACAGAACTAAGCCACAACGAGAAGCTCGCCTTCTGGATCAACATATACAATGCCTTGATCATGCAT GCATACTTAGCTTACGGCGTACCAAAAACCGACGTAAAGCTCTTCTCCTTGATGCAAAAG GCTGCTTATACAGTTGGTGGGCATTCATACAACGCAGCAACGATAGAATACATGACTCTAAAGATGAACCCTCCTCTGCATCGACCTCAAATC GCTCTGCTTCTCTCCATTCTCAAGCTGAAAGTAACAGAAGCACAGAGACAAGCAGGGATAAGCACACCTGAACCTCTAGTGTCGTTCGCTCTCAGCTGTGGAATGCACTCATCTCCTACA GTGAGAATATACTCAGCCGAGAACGTAGCcgaagaacttgaagaagctCAGAAAGATTATATACAGGCGTCAGTGGGAGTGAGCCCCAGGGGGAAGTTGATTGTGCCTCACATGCTTCACTGCTTCGCCAAGAAATTTGTCGATGACTGCAAGGTTTCTCTGTGGATTTCACGTCATTTGCCTCCTCGCCAAGCCGCATTTGTTGAGCAATGCATTCACCGGCGACAACGGTGGGGTTTTCTGGGTTCATCTAGTAGCAAATGCGGTGTAGTTCCCTTTGATTCACGGTTTCGGTATTTGTTTCTTCCATAA
- the LOC104740359 gene encoding U-box domain-containing protein 35-like, whose protein sequence is MWLPKADATNKGTKSGSVAIAIDKDKSSQNAIKWTLENLASRGQTLALIHVLPKSQSSLDIEEGISHKQQMEKQTKDLFVSFHCYCSRKEIHCQDVVLEDADKVKAIVEYVTVSSIENLVLGAPSRNSFMRRFKTDLPASVSKAAPDFCNVYVISKGKISSVRNASRPAPYHPSALNESESHHDTIPLERKHKTANTQALHRGRRSVDSDVTRLGVPKPPQGHMKLVGDFSDSESEFSFISASQHESDISFISSSGRPSVDRSSFTYDLPESARSSRMSTSSDQSIGSHRLGIKFTDLSYLNGSSTVSEESGRNSCSYSSQSLDDVEAQMRRLRLELKQTMDMYSSACREALTARHEATELQKLRTEEERRFEELKMTEETAMSIVENERAKAKTALEAAEAANRLAEVEAKRRLNAEMKVLKDSGSFSRHSIVRYRKYTVQEIEEGTDNFAESRKVGEGGYGPVFRGHLDHTSVAVKVLRPDAAQGRSQFHKEVEVLSCIRHPNMVLLLGACPEFGILVYEYMAKGSLDDRLFRRGNTPPISWQLRFRIAAEIATGLLFLHQTKPEPIVHRDLKPGNVLLDHNYVSKISDVGLARLVPAVAENVTQYRVTSAAGTFCYIDPEYQQTGMLGVKSDVYSLGIMLLQLLTAKQPMGLAYYVEQAIEEGTLKDMLDPAVPDWPVEEALALAKLSLQCAELRRKDRPDLGKEIMPELNRLRELGEESLESVYFAGQGRSSHPSQVSYSSDGRSAPLISNTGSSISNP, encoded by the exons atgtggcTACCGAAAGCAGACGCGACAAATAAAGGAACAAAAAGTGGTTCTGTGGCGATTGCAATAGATAAAGACAAAAGTAGTCAAAATGCTATCAAATGGACTTTGGAGAATCTTGCTTCTCGTGGACAAACTCTTGCTCTTATTCATGTCCTTCCCAAATCTCAATCTTCTTTAG atattgaagaaggaatatCACATAAGCAGCAAATGGAGAAACAAACGAAAGATCTATTTGTATCCTTCCACTGTTACTGCAGCCGCAAAGAG ATTCATTGTCAGGACGTTGTGCTTGAAGACGCAGACAAAGTCAAAGCGATTGTCGAATATGTTACGGTTTCTTCGATTGAGAATTTAGTTCTTGGTGCTCCATCACGGAACAGCTTTATGCG AAGATTCAAAACGGATTTACCAGCGAGTGTGTCAAAGGCAGCTCCAGATTTCTGCAATGTTTACGTTATCTCCAAAGGAAAGATCTCTTCGGTACGAAACGCCTCGCGTCCTGCTCCTTATCATCCATCAGCTCTTAACGAATCAGAGAGTCATCATGACACTATTCCCCTtgagagaaaacataaaacag CTAACACACAGGCCTTGCATAGAGGACGAAGATCAGTAGATTCAGATGTTACCAG ATTAGGGGTTCCGAAACCGCCACAAGGACATATGAAATTAGTGGGGGATTTCTCAGATTCAGAGTCCGAGTTCTCATTCATCAGTGCTTCTCAACATGAATCCGACATTTCCTTCATCAGCAGCTCGGGGAGGCCGAGTGTAGACCGATCTTCTTTCACCTACGATCTACCAGAATCAGCAAGATCCTCAAGAATGTCAACGAGCTCAGATCAGAGCATTGGGTCACATAGATTAGGAATCAAGTTTACGGATTTGAGTTATCTCAATGGTTCTTCTACGGTTTCTGAAGAGAGTGGGAGAAATTCTTGTTCTTATTCATCTCAGAGCTTG GATGATGTTGAAGCTCAAATGAGGAGACTCCGTTTAGAGCTGAAACAAACTATGGATATGTATAGCTCAGCTTGCAGAGAAGCTTTAACCGCAAGGCACGAG GCGACAGAGCTGCAAAAGCTAAGGACAGAAGAGGAAAGACGATTCGAGGAACTAAAGATGACAGAGGAAACAGCAATGTCAATAGTGGAAAACGAGAGAGCAAAAGCCAAAACAGCCTTGGAAGCTGCTGAAGCTGCAAACAGGCTTGCTGAAGTGGAAGCAAAGAGGAGGCTAAACGCAGAGATGAAGGTATTGAAAGATAGCGGTTCTTTCTCTCGACATAGCATCGTTCGATACAGGAAATACACTGTTCAAGAAATCGAAGAAGGTACAGATAACTTTGCAGAGTCGAGAAAAGTTGGAGAAGGAGGGTATGGACCTGTGTTTAGAGGTCATCTTGATCACACAAGTGTCGCTGTTAAGGTTTTACGCCCTGACGCTGCTCAAGGAAGATCACAGTTTCACAAAGAG GTTGAAGTACTAAGCTGCATAAGACATCCAAACATGGTGCTTCTCTTAGGAGCTTGTCCAGAATTCGGTATTCTCGTCTATGAATACATGGCCAAAGGAAGCTTAGATGACCGCCTTTTCAGACGCGGAAACACGCCGCCGATTTCATGGCAATTGCGTTTCAGAATCGCTGCTGAGATCGCTACGggtctcctcttcctccaccaGACCAAACCAGAACCAATTGTCCACAGAGACTTGAAACCAGGAAACGTACTTCTCGACCACAATTACGTCAGCAAGATCAGCGACGTCGGGCTTGCAAGACTCGTCCCCGCTGTAGCTGAAAACGTGACCCAGTACCGAGTAACATCAGCTGCAGGAACGTTCTGTTACATCGATCCTGAGTATCAACAAACCGGAATGTTGGGTGTGAAGTCAGATGTTTACTCTCTCGGAATCATGCTTTTGCAGCTCTTGACCGCGAAACAGCCGATGGGTTTGGCTTATTACGTGGAACAAGCGATCGAAGAAGGGACATTGAAAGATATGCTTGATCCTGCAGTACCAGATTGGCCAGTAGAGGAAGCTTTGGCTCTTGCGAAGTTATCGCTACAATGTGCAGagttaagaagaaaagatagGCCTGATCTTGGTAAAGAAATAATGCCTGAGCTTAATAGACTTAGAGAGCTTGGTGAAGAGAGTCTTGAGTCTGTGTATTTTGCTGGACAAGGAAGATCTTCACATCCTAGTCAAGTCTCTTATTCATCG GATGGTAGGAGTGCTCCTTTGATATCAAATACAGGATCTTCTATATCAAACCCATAG
- the LOC104740360 gene encoding uncharacterized protein LOC104740360 isoform X1, protein MGQGKEVKTRPDPQVEIQERGEIFFFYRPKVNKEEAHSVDDVQRLYIVMRPESGENPTEEKQDPLSGKEGSHKDSGDGDATTSSSGDKNQGGEGGHGVEKVNIEKQLLLRFIVMGKKSLPAPSKKSQPFWGFVEMVTTNVEDVKNELKGEEYETKTRGHRHKPPARAVGEGVYRILRHKPSPTRKHHTHLVYKLEFPSESQNRAHEPQESMNIEPEGSFLIQIRNPEQGGGGRSGFGGLQRKRRAQFPAHLQAHLGHTRFGAADPPDFLNYEGCELLLISASDDIEEELGMELEPKGDGDESTCDLLKTFGDDVEATPLLRGTWE, encoded by the exons ATGGGACAAGGTAAAGAAGTTAAGACGAGACCAGATCCTCAAGTTGAGATTCAG GAaagaggagaaatatttttcttttataggcCAAAGGTtaacaaagaagaagctcaCAGTGTGGACGATGTTCAAAGGTTATACATAGTGATGCGTCCTGAGTCCGGTGAGAATCCCACCGAGGAGAAACAAGACCCTCTTTCAGGTAAAGAAGGTTCCCATAAAGATTCCGGTGACGGAGACGCGACTACTAGCTCTTCCGGCGACAAGAACCAAGGTGGTGAAGGAGGACACGGCGTCGAG AAAGTGAACATCGAGAAACAGCTTCTGCTACGATTCATTGTGATGGGTAAGAAAAGTTTACCTGCTCCGAGCAAGAAGTCGCAACCTTTTTGGGGATTCGTGGAGATGGTGACCACAAATGTTGAAGATGTTAAAAATGAGCTCAAAGGAG AGGAGTATGAGACGAAGACTCGAGGACATAGACACAAACCGCCAGCGAGAGCTGTCGGAGAAGGAGTCTATCGAATTCTCCGACATAAGCCTAGTCCGACACGAAAACACCATACACATCTTGTCTACAAGCTCGAGTTCCCATCTGAGTCGCAGAACAGAGCACATGAGCCACAAGAGTCGATGAACATTGAACCCGAAGGATCCTTCTTGATCCAAATACGAAATCCAGAGCAAGGAGGTGGAGGAAGGTCAGGGTTTGGTGGGctgcagagaaagagaagggcTCAGTTTCCGGCACATCTTCAAGCCCATCTAGGTCATACCCGGTTTGGGGCAGCGGACCCGCCCGACTTCCTGAATTACGAAGGATGCGAGTTGTTACTGATCTCGGCGTCCGACGATATAGAGGAAGAGTTAGGGATGGAGTTGGAGCCTAAGGGTGACGGTGATGAATCGACGTGCGATCTTTTGAAGACTTTTGGGGACGATGTTGAAGCCACTCCCCTGCTTCGCGGTACATGGGAGTAA
- the LOC104740360 gene encoding uncharacterized protein LOC104740360 isoform X2, with protein sequence MRPESGENPTEEKQDPLSGKEGSHKDSGDGDATTSSSGDKNQGGEGGHGVEKVNIEKQLLLRFIVMGKKSLPAPSKKSQPFWGFVEMVTTNVEDVKNELKGEEYETKTRGHRHKPPARAVGEGVYRILRHKPSPTRKHHTHLVYKLEFPSESQNRAHEPQESMNIEPEGSFLIQIRNPEQGGGGRSGFGGLQRKRRAQFPAHLQAHLGHTRFGAADPPDFLNYEGCELLLISASDDIEEELGMELEPKGDGDESTCDLLKTFGDDVEATPLLRGTWE encoded by the exons ATGCGTCCTGAGTCCGGTGAGAATCCCACCGAGGAGAAACAAGACCCTCTTTCAGGTAAAGAAGGTTCCCATAAAGATTCCGGTGACGGAGACGCGACTACTAGCTCTTCCGGCGACAAGAACCAAGGTGGTGAAGGAGGACACGGCGTCGAG AAAGTGAACATCGAGAAACAGCTTCTGCTACGATTCATTGTGATGGGTAAGAAAAGTTTACCTGCTCCGAGCAAGAAGTCGCAACCTTTTTGGGGATTCGTGGAGATGGTGACCACAAATGTTGAAGATGTTAAAAATGAGCTCAAAGGAG AGGAGTATGAGACGAAGACTCGAGGACATAGACACAAACCGCCAGCGAGAGCTGTCGGAGAAGGAGTCTATCGAATTCTCCGACATAAGCCTAGTCCGACACGAAAACACCATACACATCTTGTCTACAAGCTCGAGTTCCCATCTGAGTCGCAGAACAGAGCACATGAGCCACAAGAGTCGATGAACATTGAACCCGAAGGATCCTTCTTGATCCAAATACGAAATCCAGAGCAAGGAGGTGGAGGAAGGTCAGGGTTTGGTGGGctgcagagaaagagaagggcTCAGTTTCCGGCACATCTTCAAGCCCATCTAGGTCATACCCGGTTTGGGGCAGCGGACCCGCCCGACTTCCTGAATTACGAAGGATGCGAGTTGTTACTGATCTCGGCGTCCGACGATATAGAGGAAGAGTTAGGGATGGAGTTGGAGCCTAAGGGTGACGGTGATGAATCGACGTGCGATCTTTTGAAGACTTTTGGGGACGATGTTGAAGCCACTCCCCTGCTTCGCGGTACATGGGAGTAA